In Juglans microcarpa x Juglans regia isolate MS1-56 chromosome 1S, Jm3101_v1.0, whole genome shotgun sequence, the genomic stretch cttaTCTTAGTGCATATGGAATTACTTACTCATAGACAATATgttgacatgatatgatacaGAGATTATTTCTAGTCCTATTCAAGATAGAAGATGGCCGTGGTAATTATACAAGTTTAATAGCCCAAGAGAGAGGAAGATTATGCGAGTCCCAGGTCCTGTTTCTTGCACTGGAAGATATGCATGTTCAGTTATTtcagcaaaaataaaatcacttaaaaaGTAATTGCACACGAAATAGAAGTCATGCTGAGCCTAGGTCAGcctgaaacacaaattacagtTCAAGGTCTAAAAACCTTAACTGAGCCAGTATTACTTGGCCTCAAATTTGTGGAACAAACTTCAAGCTGACGCTGCTGACCTGAGCCAGCATAGATATAGCAGACCATTCAAGAATTAGTCACCAATTTCAGATATATTCTTCACCACTTGCTTCCCTTTGAACCCGTCACTGGACTGATCATGCTTGAGAGTTTACAGATTAACCACATTCTTATCATAATATTAGTAATGCCACCAACAGCCTAAATTCCCCTACCATGAgcaacattaaaattaaaaactgcaGATGTCCTTATGGAGATATTTTCATTTACACTGGGTTTGGTAGACCAAAATTCAAGCCCAAGTTTTCGGCTGAAATGGAGATAGGACCAGTCTGACCCATTCTGCAGCCCTTCTCACAAGCCATAAGGTTCCCCAATGGTGTAATACAACTCTAATAGTACAAACAGAGTACTTACTGGAATTTCCTGATCTGTCTTGTGATTTGAAAAGGCCCAGTAAGCCTCAGGACTAAGTTTGGCTGCTTCACGTAGTACAAGCCCTTGAAGATTTCCCAAGTGTCTTTCCCGTAGATCAGGCTCTTTAATAACCTGAAATTAAAATTCAACAGATACTAGATCATTGACTTTCTCTAAATACAGAGTGTTAAGATATCATGTAATGTAATTAACCAAATTTTCCAtgtaaaagtaataataattatgacggttacatataaaaataaagaaattatgtgtgtgtgtgtgatatagagagagagagagagagagagagagagagagagagagagagagagagagaatatttcCAAACTAAATTCAATTACATAACTTATTATGAAAAATCCCCCCCACCCTCCCTTTTTTAAAGCAGAAACTgattagatattttattcagtcaaattaaaagatatacaagaaaaaaaacaaattaggaTTTGTTTCACATTGATGGTACTAAAATCCTATTGCTCTTGCCCACAATTAGTTGAACCAAATAAGGAAAGAAGATGAGATGATGAATGAGATATTCAATTACATGAAACAGTAACCCTAGAATACCCAAGTTGATTTTGTGGTTCAAGTTAAAGGTGCTCAAGGCCAAAGGCCTGGGAATGGGGTCGGTCAAGTATGATATgtcaataaagaaaatcatcaCTTCACTTGTAATTCAGCGAATGATAGGGCCTTACATTGTGTCACAGCAGCAAAAATGAGGTGAACCTCAAGTAGTTTCTGGAAGATGTTTAGTTGGGTTGATTACATAAAACCATGATTCCAAGAATATGTTACTAGTTCTGTTTATTACCAAACACCATTATTCATGTTGCTTTCTTTATACCTGTATGTTTACCATTTTTAtatgttgttttttgtttttttatgaattatttttttatgtacatGTTATAGAATAAATACTTGCAAATAGAAATTGTTTACACCAAAGAAAATGACTTCAATGTGACTACTCTATAGTCTATACATAACTATAATCTGAATTGAAAACCAGAGTCAGAATTGAAATTAATCGTCCTCTCCTCACATATGTTCAAGTAAATACAACAAAATGGAACTTCAAGAAAGTAGCTTCTCAATGCATACCTCTAGCCCACCACAGCAGGTTGCAATTATCTGTGCAGTTTCAAGAGCCCTTTTCAAGTCTGAAGAGTATACAACGGAGATTTTACCCTCCCTGGATAGTCTATCAGCAACCTTTAAggaaaagataattaaatagTAAGGTCGAGGCAATCGAGATAACCTTTTATAACCAATTATGTTGGTTTTTAATGCCAAACTACGGCAAGCAACATATAGATGATAACTTACTGCAGATGCTTGTTGTCTCCCAGAATCATTTAGTTCAACATCCAGATGCCCctgtttaaatatgtttaatgcAAAAGTAGAAAGATTGGCTAAAATCAGAACCAGAAAAAAGGATTCGAACACGGTCTACTATATTACAAGTGAGCACGAGTCAAAAGGTGTAAAAATTTCTATTTCACTCCCCGATGGGCGTTCACAGTCTAGattatacaaatacatataggAGGATTGATAAGAAAACGATATGAATAAATAGGGAGCTGTATTGGGATTTGTAGGATTATGTTCCATGTCCCATATAAATGCTATTTGAATTTGTTAATTGTCGTAAACAAATTAGAATCACTAATCTGGAAATATAAAAGAACACTATTATAGAGCATAGTCCAATTATAAATCcgattttaacaaataaataaatcaatcaattAAAAGTGCCACATCTCATATGCTTTAGGAAGGCCCCAAATCTAACTAGGTATATCTAAGTGTTCATGTGATGATAAATTTCGATTTACAAGCAGAAAATCAACGAAACAACAGACTTTACAAACTCGAGCAAGCCAGTTTGACATCCTAAAAAAAGAGGAAACGGACCTGAATCCTTCCATCAGCATTCCACTCCGTTTCCCCGTGACGCACCACGACAATCTCAGCATAAGTCGGATTTAGCAcgctgcaaaaaataaattaacgtta encodes the following:
- the LOC121247564 gene encoding phosphoglycerate mutase-like protein 4 yields the protein MSDVDSSVLNPTYAEIVVVRHGETEWNADGRIQGHLDVELNDSGRQQASAVADRLSREGKISVVYSSDLKRALETAQIIATCCGGLEVIKEPDLRERHLGNLQGLVLREAAKLSPEAYWAFSNHKTDQEIPGGGESLDQLYERCTSSLERIGRKHKGERVVVVTHGGVVRSLYKRACPNGRSGGKVLNTSVNILHLSDRDEWTIKSWGDVSHLNQTGFLESGFGGDKTSG